From one Streptomyces sp. N50 genomic stretch:
- the arfB gene encoding alternative ribosome rescue aminoacyl-tRNA hydrolase ArfB — MSGPYAIRGSVSLPEAELMWRFSRSSGPGGQHVNTSDSQVELRFDLARTEALPPVWKQRALERLASRLVDGVVTVRSSEHRSQWRNRETAAVRLAALLAEATAPPPKPRRATRIPRGINERRLREKKQRSDTKRGRNGRDWG; from the coding sequence ATGTCCGGTCCCTATGCCATCCGCGGCTCCGTCTCCCTGCCCGAGGCCGAGCTCATGTGGCGTTTCTCGCGGTCGTCAGGGCCGGGTGGGCAGCACGTCAACACCAGCGACTCCCAGGTGGAGCTGCGGTTCGACCTGGCCAGGACCGAGGCGCTGCCCCCGGTGTGGAAGCAGCGCGCGCTGGAGCGGCTGGCCTCGCGGCTCGTCGACGGTGTCGTGACCGTACGGTCCTCCGAGCACCGCTCCCAGTGGCGCAACCGGGAGACCGCCGCCGTACGCCTCGCGGCGCTGCTCGCGGAGGCCACCGCGCCGCCGCCGAAGCCGCGCCGGGCGACCCGTATTCCGCGCGGTATCAATGAGCGCCGACTGCGGGAGAAGAAGCAGCGGTCCGACACGAAGCGGGGGCGGAACGGGCGGGACTGGGGGTAG
- a CDS encoding carbon-nitrogen hydrolase family protein: protein MTRLRIALANIEIPENPEDSVVRAERAVTSAAAAGARVVCFPEAYVPGYPWPPRSRKAVSADFLEAAHERMARAARESRIHVVLGTERYVSDKPRLTALVLRPDGGRAGCQDKVQLDPEEDSLYEAGSDRRIFDVDGFRFGIAICHEGFRYPETVRWAVSNGAQLVFLPHYSEAEPGAFQPTEFADPRNSFHEKAFLCRAAENNCYVAAVNCASPGSPTTSAIIRPDGTLLSHQPYGKPGLLVCDIDPAEATPLLAQRLRTYS, encoded by the coding sequence ATGACACGGCTTCGCATCGCGCTCGCCAATATCGAGATTCCCGAGAATCCGGAAGACTCCGTGGTGCGAGCGGAGCGCGCGGTCACATCCGCCGCCGCTGCGGGCGCGCGTGTCGTGTGCTTCCCGGAGGCGTATGTGCCGGGCTACCCATGGCCGCCGCGATCGCGTAAGGCCGTGAGCGCCGACTTCCTGGAAGCCGCGCACGAGCGCATGGCCCGGGCCGCGCGGGAAAGCCGCATCCATGTGGTGCTCGGCACAGAGCGATATGTTTCCGACAAGCCCCGTCTGACCGCGCTCGTGCTTCGGCCCGACGGCGGTCGAGCGGGTTGTCAGGACAAGGTGCAGCTCGACCCGGAAGAGGATTCCCTGTACGAGGCGGGCAGCGATCGCCGGATATTCGACGTCGACGGCTTCCGCTTCGGCATCGCGATCTGCCACGAGGGATTTCGCTATCCGGAGACGGTGCGCTGGGCCGTTTCCAACGGCGCCCAGTTGGTTTTCCTCCCGCACTACAGCGAAGCGGAGCCCGGCGCGTTTCAGCCGACGGAGTTCGCCGACCCGAGAAACTCCTTCCACGAGAAGGCGTTTCTCTGCCGCGCGGCCGAGAACAATTGCTACGTCGCCGCCGTCAACTGCGCGAGCCCGGGATCGCCCACGACATCCGCCATAATTCGGCCGGACGGCACGCTGCTCAGCCATCAGCCTTACGGAAAGCCCGGATTGCTGGTCTGCGACATCGACCCCGCCGAAGCCACGCCACTGCTCGCGCAACGCCTGAGAACTTACTCCTGA
- a CDS encoding zinc-binding dehydrogenase: MHAIRLHTFGPAENLTYEPVDAPSPAPGQVRIAVAAAGVHLLDTVLRKGERGPLPELPALPTIPGREVAGVVESLGDGVAGLWLGKRVVAHLGFAPGGYAELAVTDVDRVHEIPANLDFAQAVAMIGTGRTAMGIVQFTELNSDSVVVVPAAAGGLGTLLVQYAKHAGATVVGLAGGPEKTALAQTNGADLAVDYTDPEWPRTVRAWLDGRHATVVFDGVGGAVARETVDLLGPNGQHIVFGWSSGEPYTTTALSEQVLGPAMTRKAGGPSPIRTLESRALTEAAAGRLVPAVERFPLADATAAHRALENRKTTGKVVLEP, translated from the coding sequence ATGCACGCCATCCGACTCCACACCTTCGGCCCCGCCGAAAACCTCACCTACGAACCCGTCGACGCCCCCTCCCCCGCCCCCGGCCAGGTCCGTATCGCCGTAGCCGCGGCCGGAGTCCACCTCCTGGACACCGTTCTGCGGAAGGGAGAGCGCGGCCCCCTCCCCGAACTCCCCGCCCTCCCCACCATCCCCGGCCGCGAGGTCGCCGGAGTCGTCGAGTCGCTCGGGGACGGCGTCGCCGGCCTGTGGCTCGGGAAACGGGTGGTCGCACATCTCGGGTTCGCGCCGGGCGGGTACGCCGAGCTGGCCGTGACCGATGTCGACCGGGTGCACGAGATCCCGGCGAACCTGGACTTCGCACAGGCCGTCGCGATGATCGGGACAGGGCGTACGGCCATGGGAATCGTGCAGTTCACCGAGCTGAACAGCGACTCCGTGGTCGTCGTTCCGGCCGCCGCCGGAGGTCTCGGCACCCTGCTCGTCCAGTACGCCAAGCACGCCGGTGCCACGGTCGTCGGCCTCGCGGGCGGCCCGGAGAAGACCGCCCTGGCACAGACGAACGGCGCCGATCTCGCCGTCGACTACACGGACCCGGAGTGGCCGCGGACGGTACGGGCCTGGCTGGACGGGCGGCACGCGACGGTCGTGTTCGACGGGGTGGGCGGGGCCGTAGCCAGGGAGACCGTCGACCTGCTCGGGCCGAACGGCCAGCACATCGTCTTCGGCTGGTCGAGCGGCGAGCCGTACACCACCACAGCCCTCTCCGAACAGGTGCTGGGCCCCGCGATGACGCGAAAGGCAGGCGGCCCCAGCCCGATCCGAACCCTGGAGTCGCGCGCACTCACCGAGGCCGCCGCAGGCCGACTCGTACCGGCCGTAGAACGATTCCCGCTGGCCGACGCGACGGCCGCGCACCGCGCGCTGGAGAACCGCAAGACAACCGGAAAGGTGGTCCTGGAGCCATGA
- a CDS encoding TerD family protein: MAVSLSKGGNVSLTKEAPGLTAVTVGLGWDVRTTTGTDFDLDASAIAVNPEGKVYSDGHFIFFNNKSTPDQTIVHTGDNRTGEGAGDDEAINVNLAGLPADVEKIVFPVSIYDAETRSQNFGQVRNAYIRIVNQAGGAEIARYDLSEDAATETAMVFGELYRNGAEWKFRAVGQGYASGLVGIAQDFGVNV, encoded by the coding sequence ATGGCTGTAAGCCTGTCCAAGGGTGGCAACGTCTCGCTCACCAAGGAGGCCCCGGGCCTGACCGCCGTCACCGTAGGCCTCGGCTGGGACGTCCGCACCACCACCGGCACGGACTTCGACCTCGACGCCTCGGCGATCGCGGTCAACCCCGAGGGCAAGGTCTACTCGGACGGTCACTTCATCTTCTTCAACAACAAGTCGACCCCGGACCAGACGATCGTCCACACCGGCGACAACCGCACGGGCGAGGGCGCGGGCGACGACGAGGCGATCAACGTCAACCTGGCCGGCCTCCCGGCCGACGTCGAGAAGATCGTCTTCCCGGTCTCGATCTACGACGCGGAGACCCGCTCGCAGAACTTCGGCCAGGTCCGCAACGCGTACATCCGCATCGTGAACCAGGCCGGCGGCGCCGAGATCGCCCGCTACGACCTCTCCGAGGACGCGGCGACGGAGACGGCGATGGTCTTCGGCGAGCTGTATCGCAACGGAGCGGAGTGGAAGTTCCGCGCCGTGGGCCAGGGTTACGCCTCGGGCCTGGTCGGCATCGCGCAGGACTTCGGCGTCAACGTCTGA
- a CDS encoding acyl-CoA thioesterase gives MADRTAPLLVSESVDHGVLIPLDVYFDDLDPYGMLHNSRYTVMVERAWNTYAISLGFGASDEAEPTHYVVKAVTIVFDLPVMGNGEIAVHLWTERVGRTSATAGFRVCSPDGSTTYAHGTRTIVNLSGETMRPVEWSEAHRAGFDRIQGPEA, from the coding sequence ATGGCTGACAGGACTGCACCCCTTCTCGTGTCCGAGTCGGTCGACCACGGCGTCCTGATCCCCCTGGACGTGTATTTCGACGACCTCGACCCCTACGGGATGCTGCACAACAGTCGTTACACCGTGATGGTCGAACGTGCCTGGAACACCTACGCGATCAGTCTGGGCTTCGGCGCCTCCGACGAGGCCGAGCCGACCCACTACGTCGTGAAGGCGGTCACCATCGTGTTCGACCTCCCGGTGATGGGCAACGGGGAGATCGCCGTCCACCTCTGGACCGAGCGGGTGGGCCGCACATCGGCAACGGCCGGCTTCCGCGTGTGCAGCCCTGACGGCAGCACCACGTACGCCCATGGGACGCGGACCATCGTGAATCTGAGCGGGGAGACGATGCGCCCCGTCGAGTGGTCCGAGGCCCATCGAGCGGGGTTCGACCGAATCCAGGGGCCTGAAGCCTGA
- a CDS encoding DUF1266 domain-containing protein: MSFGPSPAGFGPPPPPAWTPPTETERALAEARTRGDWPAYYDVLARVRLYYVMSREAYDAQPDRVHRTFTRDPRTGAERWELFTDGMLPAPRPDLVYSRASLRGIADAWNPRCPPTLLINPGTPCELPLPYGPPGTTDWSRAAEGVGTPDTSMRLRALHVGGPLHGPVAHGLACGALLCVSNGSLWNALAWHGSGYDGERRRLREWWGITTRAEWQHHLRNLLACEASSSVWEFALSLRRTIARDFGGHVDTGYWRQAVATVIRANSEGATVITEDGVTKTDPRPASETEARITGVQRLIGRITRYEARMRADGILDENRYVTSVEAWDLGRASKMARWGLGARFATLPETESAVIRAGRAAALAYRSWPDFSAGYILGRCLHFDEEEFGDWYQDMVSAHRILMSEPGSPWLNIPFR, from the coding sequence ATGTCGTTCGGACCGTCCCCCGCCGGTTTCGGGCCTCCCCCACCTCCCGCCTGGACCCCGCCGACCGAGACGGAGCGCGCACTGGCCGAGGCGCGGACGCGCGGCGACTGGCCCGCGTACTACGACGTACTGGCCCGGGTCCGCCTCTACTACGTGATGTCGCGCGAGGCCTACGACGCCCAACCCGACCGTGTCCACCGCACGTTCACCCGCGACCCCCGCACCGGCGCGGAACGCTGGGAACTCTTCACGGACGGCATGCTGCCCGCGCCACGCCCCGACCTGGTGTACTCCCGCGCCTCGCTGCGCGGAATAGCGGACGCCTGGAACCCGCGCTGCCCGCCCACCCTCCTCATCAACCCCGGCACCCCCTGCGAACTGCCCCTCCCCTACGGCCCCCCGGGCACGACGGACTGGTCACGCGCGGCGGAAGGCGTCGGCACGCCCGACACCTCGATGCGCCTGCGCGCACTCCACGTGGGCGGCCCGCTGCACGGCCCGGTGGCCCACGGCCTGGCCTGCGGAGCCCTCCTCTGCGTGAGCAACGGCTCCCTCTGGAACGCGCTGGCCTGGCACGGCAGCGGCTACGACGGCGAGCGCCGGCGGCTGCGCGAGTGGTGGGGCATCACCACCCGCGCCGAGTGGCAGCACCACCTGCGCAACCTGCTCGCCTGCGAAGCGTCCAGCTCCGTATGGGAGTTCGCGCTGAGCCTGCGCCGCACGATCGCCCGCGACTTCGGCGGCCACGTGGACACGGGCTACTGGCGCCAGGCCGTGGCCACGGTGATCCGCGCCAACTCCGAGGGCGCCACGGTGATCACGGAGGACGGCGTGACGAAGACGGACCCGCGCCCCGCATCGGAGACCGAGGCGCGCATCACGGGCGTCCAGCGCCTGATCGGCCGCATCACCCGCTACGAGGCCCGGATGCGGGCCGACGGCATCCTCGACGAGAACCGCTACGTCACCTCGGTGGAGGCCTGGGACCTGGGCCGCGCCTCGAAGATGGCCCGCTGGGGCCTGGGCGCCCGCTTCGCCACCCTCCCGGAGACGGAGTCGGCCGTCATCCGCGCCGGCCGGGCCGCGGCCCTCGCCTACCGCTCCTGGCCCGACTTCTCCGCCGGCTACATCCTGGGCCGCTGCCTGCACTTCGACGAGGAGGAGTTCGGGGACTGGTACCAGGACATGGTCTCGGCGCACCGGATCCTGATGTCCGAACCCGGGAGCCCCTGGCTGAACATCCCTTTCCGGTAG
- a CDS encoding flavin reductase family protein, with protein MLNTASQTAAITEPRPSGHAVGVSNDEFRAALARLAAGVVLVTAHEEPYDPDDPQAPVGEDVGMTATAFMSVSLNPPLVLVSLRNGSRMDDLLDEQPLWAVSVLSESQRHIAGRFAMKGRISDRLLFDDIPYVHGEASGAPLVRGALATLECRTEQRVPAGDHTLVIGRVLTAEVGSAEGGPLSYFRGRYRQLG; from the coding sequence GTGCTGAACACCGCCTCGCAGACAGCCGCGATCACCGAGCCCCGTCCCTCCGGGCATGCTGTGGGGGTGAGCAACGACGAGTTCCGCGCCGCCCTCGCGCGACTGGCCGCGGGCGTGGTCCTGGTGACCGCGCACGAGGAGCCCTACGACCCGGACGACCCCCAGGCCCCGGTCGGCGAGGACGTGGGCATGACGGCCACCGCCTTCATGTCGGTCTCCCTGAACCCGCCCCTGGTCCTGGTCAGCCTCCGCAACGGCTCCCGCATGGACGACCTCCTCGACGAACAGCCCCTGTGGGCCGTCTCCGTCCTCTCCGAGAGCCAGCGCCACATCGCGGGCCGCTTCGCGATGAAGGGCCGCATCAGCGACCGGCTCCTGTTCGACGACATCCCGTACGTCCACGGGGAGGCGTCCGGGGCGCCCTTGGTGCGGGGGGCTCTGGCCACGCTGGAGTGCCGGACGGAACAGCGGGTGCCGGCGGGGGACCACACGCTGGTGATCGGGCGGGTGCTGACGGCGGAGGTGGGGAGCGCCGAGGGGGGTCCCCTGTCGTACTTCCGGGGCAGGTATCGGCAGTTGGGGTAG
- a CDS encoding M1 family metallopeptidase produces MSRSVPLVPTVTACALALVLTACGGTEGVHGTAGSAGVADPYFPKAGNGGYDVTHYDLTLAYTPGTSTPLTGTATITARATQNLSAYDLDLKGMKVDVLTVDGKTAPWTRGGQELTVRPPAALPKGRTFRTTVRYSGTPETITDPDGSEEGWLRTADGALALGEPAGAMAWFPANDHPSDKATYDITITVPKGLQAVSNGELRTETTTRAGRTTYGWRTTHPMATYLATVAIGHYDIIRTTLKNGLPVYVAVDPREAAASRKVLARIPEIMEWEEYNFGPYPFSSTGAIVDRRGDAGYALETQTRPFFPGAPDTATLVHELAHQWYGDSVTPKTWRDMWLNEGFATYAEWLWSEDHDGDTAQQTFDALYDGTYYDDPSDNEAVWAFPPARPTSAAHISDSPVYERGAMVLHKIRQAAGDARFYDIIQGWAAAHRYGNANTADFTAYVEKMAPGDDFSRVWKDWLYGDGKPARP; encoded by the coding sequence GTGTCCCGATCCGTACCGCTCGTTCCCACGGTCACCGCGTGCGCGCTGGCCCTCGTCCTGACGGCGTGCGGTGGAACGGAAGGCGTACACGGCACCGCTGGCAGCGCGGGCGTGGCCGACCCGTACTTCCCGAAGGCGGGCAACGGCGGCTACGACGTGACCCACTACGACCTGACCCTGGCGTACACCCCAGGCACCTCGACTCCCTTGACCGGTACGGCGACGATCACCGCCCGGGCCACCCAGAACCTCTCCGCCTACGACCTCGACCTCAAGGGCATGAAGGTCGACGTGCTGACGGTGGACGGCAAGACCGCTCCCTGGACCCGCGGCGGCCAGGAACTGACGGTCCGCCCACCCGCCGCCCTCCCCAAGGGCAGGACGTTCAGGACGACGGTCCGTTACTCCGGCACCCCCGAGACGATCACCGACCCCGACGGCTCGGAGGAGGGCTGGCTGCGCACGGCGGACGGCGCGCTCGCGCTGGGCGAACCGGCCGGCGCGATGGCCTGGTTCCCTGCCAATGACCACCCGTCCGACAAGGCGACGTACGACATCACGATCACCGTCCCGAAGGGCCTGCAGGCGGTCTCCAACGGCGAGTTGAGGACGGAGACGACGACACGGGCGGGCCGTACGACCTACGGCTGGCGCACCACCCACCCGATGGCGACCTACCTCGCCACGGTCGCGATCGGCCACTACGACATCATCCGCACCACCCTGAAGAACGGCCTCCCCGTGTACGTGGCGGTCGACCCGCGGGAGGCCGCGGCGAGCCGCAAGGTGCTGGCGAGGATCCCCGAGATCATGGAGTGGGAGGAGTACAACTTCGGCCCGTACCCCTTCTCCTCCACCGGCGCGATCGTCGACCGCCGCGGCGACGCGGGCTACGCCCTGGAGACCCAGACCCGCCCGTTCTTCCCCGGCGCCCCGGACACCGCCACCCTCGTCCACGAACTCGCCCACCAGTGGTACGGCGACTCCGTCACCCCGAAGACCTGGCGCGACATGTGGCTCAACGAGGGCTTCGCGACCTACGCGGAGTGGCTCTGGTCCGAGGACCACGACGGCGACACCGCCCAGCAGACCTTCGACGCGCTCTACGACGGCACCTACTACGACGACCCGTCCGACAACGAGGCGGTCTGGGCCTTCCCGCCGGCCCGCCCCACCTCCGCCGCCCACATCTCCGACAGCCCCGTCTACGAACGCGGCGCGATGGTCCTCCACAAGATCCGCCAGGCGGCCGGCGACGCGCGTTTCTACGACATCATCCAGGGCTGGGCGGCCGCACACCGCTACGGCAACGCGAACACGGCGGACTTCACGGCGTACGTGGAGAAGATGGCACCGGGGGACGACTTCAGCCGTGTCTGGAAGGACTGGCTGTACGGGGACGGGAAGCCGGCCCGGCCCTGA
- the cdgB gene encoding diguanylate cyclase CdgB, producing METESEPYVRLATLRQLHTVMADMNTARSLADTLQTVADGVVNGLGYELACVNLVRPDGDLVVAAFAGNSAAEALITGRVGSRTSWERRLGMGESWGDLRFIPHTEGWVLDEDDVPQWYTDGPAPRFEDEWHPSDRLFAPMYTPGVSGGSCGELIGVLSVDRPRNGRRPGAWGREALQMYAFQAAIAISNARLRANMQRALVRLEREQQALRASEESFRQAFEYAPSGMAIAEMGGDQHGRILRSNDALCRLLGRPASAMRRYSFSDLVHPEDIGTLLRTSAEGGRAELRLGRRDGTYVWVSLRNSVVADAADGPRFLLSHVEDIEDRKRRELQLAHRAAHDALTGLPNSAELRTRLSARLCQRPQATHLGEIESIDAAYGHPTPAYDANGHGFDFRPGADLLDAYDHHVHTIAPEGERDDGTKGLAVLFCDLDGFKSINDRFGHNAGDAVLIEVARRLGRAVRDGDTVARLGGDEFVVLADGLGKADAADLAVRLRNEIIQPIRVDGRGMRVGASFGIGWAHCGMTADEVLKSADERMYIEKRSRPKQHRRAG from the coding sequence ATGGAGACCGAGTCGGAACCCTACGTCCGTCTTGCGACCCTGCGGCAACTGCACACGGTCATGGCGGACATGAACACCGCCCGCAGCCTGGCGGACACCCTGCAGACCGTCGCCGACGGCGTCGTCAACGGTCTCGGGTACGAGCTGGCGTGCGTCAACCTCGTCCGCCCCGACGGCGACCTCGTGGTCGCCGCCTTCGCGGGCAACTCCGCCGCCGAGGCCCTCATCACCGGCCGCGTCGGCTCCCGCACCTCCTGGGAGCGCCGCCTCGGCATGGGTGAGTCCTGGGGCGACCTGCGGTTCATCCCGCACACCGAGGGCTGGGTCCTCGACGAGGACGACGTACCGCAGTGGTACACCGACGGCCCCGCACCCCGCTTCGAGGACGAGTGGCACCCGTCCGACCGGCTTTTCGCGCCCATGTACACCCCCGGCGTCTCCGGCGGCTCGTGCGGCGAGCTGATCGGCGTCCTGTCCGTGGACCGCCCGCGCAACGGCCGGCGGCCGGGCGCGTGGGGCCGCGAGGCGCTCCAGATGTACGCGTTCCAGGCGGCCATAGCGATCAGCAACGCCCGGCTGCGCGCCAACATGCAGCGCGCCCTGGTCCGCCTGGAGCGCGAGCAACAGGCCCTGCGCGCAAGCGAGGAGAGCTTCCGGCAGGCCTTCGAGTACGCCCCCTCCGGCATGGCGATAGCCGAGATGGGCGGCGACCAGCACGGCCGAATACTCCGCAGCAACGACGCCCTGTGCCGCCTGCTGGGCCGCCCCGCGTCGGCGATGCGCCGCTACTCCTTCTCGGACCTCGTCCACCCCGAGGACATAGGCACGCTGCTGAGAACCTCGGCGGAGGGCGGACGCGCGGAGCTCCGTCTGGGCCGCCGGGACGGCACGTACGTCTGGGTCTCGCTCCGCAACTCCGTCGTCGCGGACGCCGCCGACGGGCCGCGCTTCCTCCTCTCGCACGTCGAGGACATAGAGGACCGCAAGCGCCGCGAGCTGCAGCTCGCCCACCGCGCCGCGCACGACGCGCTGACCGGCCTGCCGAACTCGGCGGAGCTGCGCACCCGCCTCTCCGCCCGCCTCTGCCAGCGCCCGCAGGCCACTCACCTCGGCGAGATCGAGTCCATCGACGCCGCGTACGGACATCCGACCCCGGCCTACGACGCGAACGGCCACGGCTTCGACTTCCGCCCCGGCGCCGACCTCCTCGACGCCTACGACCACCACGTCCACACCATCGCCCCCGAGGGCGAGCGGGACGACGGCACGAAGGGGCTCGCGGTGCTCTTCTGCGACCTCGACGGCTTCAAGTCGATCAACGACCGGTTCGGGCACAACGCGGGCGACGCGGTGCTCATCGAGGTCGCGCGGCGGCTCGGCCGGGCGGTGCGCGACGGCGACACGGTGGCCCGGCTCGGCGGCGACGAGTTCGTCGTCCTGGCCGACGGGCTCGGCAAGGCCGACGCCGCCGACCTCGCCGTACGCCTGCGGAACGAGATCATCCAGCCCATCCGGGTCGACGGCCGCGGTATGCGGGTGGGGGCCAGTTTCGGTATCGGGTGGGCCCACTGCGGCATGACGGCGGACGAGGTCCTGAAGTCCGCTGACGAACGGATGTACATCGAGAAACGATCTCGTCCCAAACAGCACAGACGCGCGGGATGA
- a CDS encoding bifunctional GNAT family N-acetyltransferase/NUDIX hydrolase, protein MFLEPLTPTEAGALPGELLTELTALYASNHAFHALSGDFPDPADIRPEQVATALADELADPDTEVLLARSAGRLVGIAITLGTHPDPDDEDPWIGLLMIDATQQQQGHGRQLATLVEDRLREADRTAVRLAVLDNNPDGLAFWTALGYDVIDHRKDRQLGRPCAVLRKQLRKHRRAARVAVLDPSGAVFLFQHDDSANGTFWELPGGGIEGDETPREGALRELREETGWTDLTMGPLLCTKERDFTRVGIHIRQHEHIYAVHGPHREPAGPGLATAHAEDGILAWRWWTREELRGANDSAWLPELAVLLDELEERAE, encoded by the coding sequence ATGTTCCTCGAACCGCTCACGCCGACCGAGGCCGGCGCGCTCCCCGGCGAGCTGCTCACCGAGCTGACCGCCCTCTACGCCTCGAACCACGCGTTCCACGCCCTGAGCGGTGACTTCCCCGACCCGGCGGACATCCGGCCGGAGCAGGTGGCGACCGCGCTGGCCGACGAACTGGCCGACCCGGACACGGAAGTCCTGCTCGCGCGCAGCGCCGGACGGCTCGTCGGGATCGCGATCACCCTCGGGACGCATCCCGACCCGGACGACGAAGACCCCTGGATCGGGCTGCTGATGATCGACGCCACGCAGCAACAGCAGGGACACGGACGGCAGTTGGCGACCCTCGTCGAGGACCGGCTCCGCGAGGCCGACCGAACCGCCGTACGCCTGGCCGTCCTTGACAACAATCCCGACGGCCTCGCCTTCTGGACGGCCCTCGGCTACGACGTCATCGACCACCGCAAGGACCGCCAACTCGGCCGCCCCTGCGCCGTGTTGCGCAAGCAGCTGCGCAAACACCGCCGGGCCGCGCGCGTCGCCGTGCTCGACCCCTCCGGCGCCGTCTTCCTCTTCCAGCACGACGACTCCGCGAACGGCACCTTCTGGGAGCTGCCCGGCGGCGGCATCGAGGGCGACGAGACCCCGCGCGAGGGCGCCCTGCGTGAACTGCGGGAGGAGACCGGCTGGACCGACCTGACCATGGGCCCCCTCCTCTGCACCAAGGAACGCGACTTCACCCGCGTCGGCATCCACATCCGGCAGCACGAGCACATCTACGCCGTCCACGGCCCCCACCGCGAACCCGCCGGCCCCGGCCTCGCCACCGCCCACGCCGAGGACGGCATCCTCGCCTGGCGGTGGTGGACGCGGGAGGAGCTGCGCGGGGCGAACGACAGCGCCTGGCTGCCCGAACTCGCCGTACTCCTGGACGAGTTGGAGGAGAGGGCGGAATAG
- a CDS encoding pentapeptide repeat-containing protein yields the protein MARRAAGGVKGARRPEVRLPALEAYGGGELEPDGDYDGLQFRDEDFVGQDGGGARFMDCALTDCALDETRLHHARVLDSVLTGIRGVGTDLAESTLRDVEVVDARMGGVQLHGAVLERVVIRGGKIDYLNLRKAKLRDVVFEGCVLVEPDFLDARLERVEFVDCALKGADFTGVTFTDVDLRGAVQLEIARGVERLSGAVISMGQLLDLAPVLAVQMGIRVEG from the coding sequence ATGGCGAGAAGAGCGGCGGGTGGAGTCAAGGGGGCGCGGCGGCCGGAGGTGCGGTTGCCGGCTCTGGAGGCTTACGGGGGTGGGGAGTTGGAGCCGGACGGGGATTACGACGGGCTGCAGTTCCGGGACGAGGACTTCGTCGGGCAGGACGGCGGGGGCGCCCGTTTCATGGACTGCGCGTTGACGGACTGCGCGCTGGACGAGACGCGGCTGCACCACGCGCGCGTGCTGGACTCCGTTCTCACCGGCATACGGGGTGTCGGTACGGACCTGGCCGAGTCGACCCTGCGTGACGTCGAGGTGGTCGACGCGCGGATGGGCGGGGTGCAGTTGCATGGCGCGGTTCTGGAGCGGGTGGTGATTCGCGGAGGCAAGATCGACTATCTGAACCTGCGCAAGGCGAAGCTCCGGGACGTCGTCTTCGAGGGCTGTGTCCTTGTCGAGCCGGATTTTCTGGATGCTCGGCTGGAGCGTGTGGAGTTCGTGGACTGCGCGCTGAAGGGGGCGGACTTCACGGGGGTGACGTTCACGGACGTCGATCTGCGGGGGGCTGTGCAGTTGGAGATCGCGCGGGGGGTGGAGCGGTTGTCCGGGGCGGTGATCAGCATGGGGCAACTGCTGGATCTGGCACCGGTGTTGGCCGTGCAGATGGGGATTCGGGTGGAGGGGTGA
- a CDS encoding sigma-70 family RNA polymerase sigma factor, with amino-acid sequence MGDFEFPRQTDGEFLAARFESHRPHLRAVAYRMLGSSAEADDAVQEAWFRLSRTDSGRVENLGGWLTTVVGRVCLDMLRSRASRAEEPLEAVTPAPAPGPDPEQDAVLADSVGVALLVVLETLTPAERLAFVLHDLFAVPFEEIASIVGRTPTATRQLASRARRRVRGAPTPDADLVRQRVVAGAFLAAVREGDFDALVKVLDPDVVARSEDTVTVGAAAVASAATSFARYAALARHALVNGATAIALIVDDRPERTLTFTFAGDRIAAIDIVTAPEKVALLDVVLVDG; translated from the coding sequence ATGGGCGACTTCGAATTCCCCCGACAAACAGACGGTGAATTCCTCGCCGCCCGTTTCGAATCCCACCGCCCGCACCTCCGTGCCGTCGCCTATCGCATGCTGGGCTCCTCCGCCGAGGCCGACGACGCCGTGCAGGAGGCCTGGTTCCGGCTGAGCCGTACGGACAGCGGGCGGGTGGAGAACCTGGGCGGCTGGCTCACCACGGTCGTCGGCCGGGTCTGCCTCGACATGCTCCGCTCCCGCGCGTCGCGGGCCGAGGAACCCCTCGAAGCGGTCACGCCCGCCCCGGCACCGGGCCCCGATCCCGAACAGGACGCCGTCCTCGCCGACTCGGTCGGCGTCGCGCTGCTCGTGGTCCTGGAGACCCTCACCCCCGCCGAGCGCCTCGCCTTCGTGCTGCACGACCTGTTCGCCGTCCCCTTCGAGGAGATCGCGTCCATCGTCGGCCGAACGCCCACGGCGACAAGGCAGTTGGCGAGCCGGGCCCGCCGCCGGGTGCGGGGCGCTCCCACGCCGGACGCGGATCTCGTACGGCAGCGGGTGGTCGCGGGCGCCTTCCTCGCCGCCGTCCGCGAGGGCGACTTCGACGCGCTGGTGAAGGTGCTCGACCCGGACGTCGTCGCCCGCTCCGAGGACACGGTGACGGTGGGCGCCGCAGCGGTGGCCTCCGCCGCGACGAGCTTCGCCCGCTACGCCGCCCTCGCCCGCCACGCCCTCGTGAACGGCGCCACCGCCATCGCCCTGATCGTCGACGACCGCCCCGAGCGCACCCTGACCTTCACGTTCGCCGGCGACCGCATCGCGGCGATCGACATCGTGACGGCTCCGGAGAAGGTGGCCCTGCTGGACGTGGTCCTCGTGGACGGCTGA